CAGATCTTCAGCATCGATATAACGGCGTGACAAGAGATTGGGGGATTGGGAAATTCGGTGATTGGGTGATTGGGTAATGGCCCATCCCTGTTCAATTCACCCAATCTCCTGATCACCCTGTTACCTAATCCCCCTGTCACCTAATCACCCAATCACCTACTTTATCTATGCTCACCAACGACCTGACCATTCATGTCCTGCTCTTCATGGCCGGTTTTGCGTTATTGACCGGCGGGGCCGAATTTTTGGTCCGGGGAGCCAGCCGCCTGGCTGTGCGCCTGAACGTCTCCAGCATCGTCGTCGGGCTGACCGTGGTGGCCTTTGGCACCAGTCTGCCCGAACTGCTGGTCAGCCTCATCGCCAACCTGCGGGGCGATGGCGGCAGCCACATCGCTATCGGCAACATCGTGGGCAGCAACATCGCCAACCTGGGCCTGATCCTGGGCATGGCCGGCCTCATTGCCGCCATCCCGGTGGAGCGCCACCTGGTCCGTCGGGAATATCCCCTGCTGATCGGGGTCTCGGTGGTGTTTATCATCATGGCGTGGGATGGATCCATCAACCGGCTGGAAGGCCTTCTCCTGGTAGCCGGCCTGATCGCCTTCACCTACTACAGCTATACTGCAGTACGGGAACTGCCTGGCGCCGAAGCGCTGGATGTGGTGGAGGCCATCGATCCCGACATCGGGCAGCCCAGCACCCACGTGCTCTGGGACCTCCTGCTGGTGGCAGGAGGATTGGGCGGCCTGATCCTGGGTGCCCAATGGCTGGTGGACTCGGCCCAGGTGCTCGCCCGGGCCCTGGGCGTCAGCGAGCTGGTCATCGGCCTGACCCTGGTGGCGGTCGGAACCAGTCTGCCCGAGCTGGCCACCAGCATCGTGGCGATGATCCGCAAAGAAGGGGACATCGCAGTGGGCAATGTGGTGGGCAGCAACCTGTTCAACATGCTCTTCATCGGCGGCGCCAGCGCCCTGGTTCGCCCCCTGCCGGTTCCCCTGAGCATGCGCACCGCCGACCTGCCCGCGATGCTCGGGCTGACCCTGCTGGTCTACCTGCTGATCCGCCGGGAGCCCAGCCGCCTGCTGCGCTGGCAGGGTGCCCTGATCGTGGCCGCTTATCTGGCCTATACCACATGGCTCTTCATGGCCAACGGCAGTACGATGATCTGACGCCCGGCCAGCCCGGCGCGTCCGTTTGCCAGGAAGCGAGGTGCGCATCATGAAAATTCGCAAGGAAAAGGGGCTAACTTTTGACGACGTCTTGCTGGTCCCCCGCCGTTCCCCCATTGTCTCCCGGCAGGATGTGGACACCTCGTCGTGGCTGACACCGGAAATCCGCCTGCAGGTACCCATCTTGAGCGCCAACATGGACACGGTGACCGAGGCCGCCATGGCCATTGCCATGGCCCGGGCCGGCGCCATGGGCGTCCTCCACCGCTTCATGACCATTGAGCAGCAGGTGCGCCAGGTGGAACGGGTCAAGCGGGCGGAAGGCTTCATCGTGGAAAATCCCTACGCCATCGACCAGGAGGCCACCCTGGAGGAAGCTCGCAAGCTCATGGAGAGGCATGATGTGGGCGGGCTGGTGGTGACCAATGGCACCACCCGGCTCATCGGGCTGATCACCCAGCGGGACATCATGCTGGCGCCCGATGAGCACCTGCGGGTGCGGGATGTGATGACCCTGCCCGAGCAGATCGTGAGTGTCCCGCCCGACATCTCGCCGGATGAGGCCCGCCGCATCCTCTATGAGCATCGGCTGGAAAAGCTGCCGGTGGTGGATCGGGCGGGGAATCTGGT
This genomic window from Litorilinea aerophila contains:
- a CDS encoding calcium/sodium antiporter — its product is MLTNDLTIHVLLFMAGFALLTGGAEFLVRGASRLAVRLNVSSIVVGLTVVAFGTSLPELLVSLIANLRGDGGSHIAIGNIVGSNIANLGLILGMAGLIAAIPVERHLVRREYPLLIGVSVVFIIMAWDGSINRLEGLLLVAGLIAFTYYSYTAVRELPGAEALDVVEAIDPDIGQPSTHVLWDLLLVAGGLGGLILGAQWLVDSAQVLARALGVSELVIGLTLVAVGTSLPELATSIVAMIRKEGDIAVGNVVGSNLFNMLFIGGASALVRPLPVPLSMRTADLPAMLGLTLLVYLLIRREPSRLLRWQGALIVAAYLAYTTWLFMANGSTMI